One window of the Thermodesulfobacteriota bacterium genome contains the following:
- a CDS encoding flagellar hook capping FlgD N-terminal domain-containing protein, with protein MNISNAATTTAASSSSGTSRKQVLGQQDFLKLFIAQIQYQDPLKPMDTYEMAAQMANFTNIESLQSIDRTLKDLKTYQTSQNNLQLLSLLDATVQAEGSLLAVYQGEVQPTEIILEEGTDSCVVEIRDAAGGMVRSLDLGPLPAGRHQLAWDGKDGAGRELPDGPYTYQVQARDGVGLPVAAQASITGRVTGLEFAEDGARLTVDGAIPLAASEIIKVM; from the coding sequence ATGAACATCAGCAACGCCGCCACCACCACCGCTGCCAGCTCAAGCTCCGGCACTAGCCGCAAGCAGGTCCTGGGGCAGCAGGATTTCCTGAAGCTCTTCATCGCCCAGATCCAGTACCAGGATCCCTTGAAGCCCATGGACACTTACGAGATGGCGGCGCAGATGGCCAACTTCACCAACATCGAGTCCCTGCAGAGCATCGACCGGACCTTGAAAGACCTCAAGACCTACCAGACCTCCCAGAACAACCTGCAGCTCCTCTCCCTCCTGGACGCCACCGTGCAGGCGGAAGGCAGCCTTCTGGCCGTCTACCAGGGCGAGGTCCAGCCCACGGAGATCATCCTGGAGGAGGGGACGGATTCGTGCGTGGTGGAGATCCGGGACGCTGCCGGCGGCATGGTCCGCTCCCTGGATCTGGGGCCGCTCCCCGCCGGCCGGCACCAGCTGGCCTGGGATGGCAAGGACGGCGCAGGCCGGGAGCTGCCGGATGGCCCCTACACGTATCAGGTGCAGGCCAGAGACGGCGTTGGCCTGCCGGTGGCAGCGCAAGCCAGCATCACCGGCCGGGTGACCGGCCTGGAATTCGCGGAGGACGGGGCGCGCCTGACGGTGGACGGCGCCATCCCCCTGGCTGCCAGCGAGATCATCAAGGTTATGTGA